A stretch of the Saprospiraceae bacterium genome encodes the following:
- a CDS encoding dCTP deaminase, with protein MILSDKKILEAIEQKNIIIEPYDKSCLGTNSYDVHLGKTLAVYTERMLDAKKHNAIEYIEIPAEGYIIQPGTLYLGVTEEYTETHHAVPFLEGKSSVGRLGIDIHATAGKGDVGFCNNWTLEISCVQPVRIYAGMPIGQLIYFMVDGEIENFYNKKQNAKYTERNNKPVESMMWKNKF; from the coding sequence ATGATATTAAGCGATAAAAAAATTTTAGAAGCAATTGAGCAAAAGAATATTATCATAGAGCCCTATGATAAATCTTGTCTAGGTACCAATTCATACGATGTACATTTAGGTAAAACCCTGGCTGTTTATACCGAACGTATGCTGGATGCTAAAAAACACAATGCCATTGAGTACATAGAAATTCCGGCGGAAGGATATATCATTCAACCCGGTACCCTCTATCTGGGTGTTACCGAAGAATATACAGAAACACATCATGCAGTTCCTTTTCTGGAAGGAAAATCCAGTGTAGGTCGCTTGGGAATCGATATTCATGCAACAGCAGGAAAAGGAGATGTCGGATTTTGCAACAACTGGACTTTAGAAATCAGTTGCGTCCAACCCGTTCGAATTTATGCCGGAATGCCCATAGGGCAATTAATTTACTTTATGGTAGATGGTGAAATAGAAAATTTTTATAATAAGAAGCAGAATGCTAAATATACAGAACGCAACAACAAACCGGTGGAAAGCATGATGTGGAAAAATAAATTTTAA
- a CDS encoding nitroreductase family protein, which translates to MSVPNFVSYQPLLFTEQKMFARADDFYALMDHRRTVRDISNRPVDRQLIDMILKIASTAPSGAHKQPWTFCVVSNPEIKKQIREAAEKEEYENYHGRMPQDWLDDLAALGTDWHKPFLETAPYLIVVFKKSYDLDNGTKKKNYYVQESVGLACGFLIAAIHYVGLVCLTHTPSPMNFLQEILNRPENEKPYLLIPVGFASDAAMVPSLNRKSLDEIACYY; encoded by the coding sequence ATGTCAGTTCCAAATTTTGTCAGTTACCAACCGCTGCTGTTCACAGAGCAAAAAATGTTTGCTCGGGCCGATGATTTTTATGCACTCATGGATCACCGCCGTACAGTAAGGGATATATCAAACAGACCAGTTGACCGGCAGTTGATTGATATGATATTAAAAATTGCCAGTACCGCTCCTTCAGGGGCACACAAACAACCCTGGACTTTTTGTGTCGTAAGCAATCCTGAAATTAAAAAACAAATACGGGAAGCTGCGGAGAAAGAAGAATATGAAAACTATCATGGAAGAATGCCACAGGATTGGTTGGATGATTTAGCTGCACTGGGTACAGATTGGCATAAACCATTTTTAGAAACAGCTCCCTATTTGATTGTAGTATTTAAAAAATCCTATGATTTGGACAATGGTACAAAAAAGAAAAATTACTATGTCCAGGAGTCCGTCGGTTTAGCATGCGGATTTTTAATTGCAGCCATTCACTATGTCGGATTAGTATGTCTGACGCATACACCCAGTCCGATGAATTTTTTACAGGAAATTTTAAACAGACCTGAAAACGAAAAGCCATATTTATTAATCCCCGTTGGATTTGCATCAGATGCTGCAATGGTTCCTTCATTAAATCGTAAATCCCTGGACGAGATCGCTTGTTATTATTAA
- a CDS encoding methyltransferase domain-containing protein: MTNIDQTFWQDRWENGQTGWDVGYASPALVEYMKQYPNKNAKILIPGCGNAYEAAALFDLGFTNIHLLDIAPYAVENLKEKFKAIPQIHIWCGDFFKHEETYDLIIEQTFFCALDPLLRPDYVKSCYKLLKPGGKIIGLLFNIHFEKEGPPFGGTIQEYRELFSKYFTIQKMEACYNSIPPRAGNELFIIIKKENA; the protein is encoded by the coding sequence ATGACGAATATAGACCAAACATTTTGGCAGGATCGATGGGAAAATGGACAAACCGGATGGGATGTTGGTTACGCATCTCCCGCTTTAGTAGAATATATGAAGCAATACCCCAATAAAAATGCAAAAATTTTAATCCCGGGCTGTGGAAATGCGTATGAAGCCGCAGCACTTTTTGATTTGGGATTTACCAACATTCATTTACTAGACATTGCTCCGTATGCAGTTGAAAATTTAAAAGAAAAATTTAAAGCTATTCCACAAATTCACATTTGGTGTGGAGATTTCTTTAAACATGAAGAAACTTATGATCTTATCATAGAACAAACCTTTTTTTGTGCATTGGATCCATTACTTCGACCGGACTACGTCAAAAGCTGTTACAAACTTCTCAAACCGGGTGGCAAAATAATCGGCCTTCTCTTCAACATTCATTTTGAGAAAGAAGGTCCACCTTTTGGTGGAACAATTCAGGAATACCGCGAATTATTTTCAAAATATTTTACAATTCAAAAAATGGAAGCTTGTTATAATAGCATTCCGCCCAGAGCAGGAAATGAATTGTTTATTATTATAAAAAAAGAAAACGCTTAG
- a CDS encoding SDR family oxidoreductase → MNVVITGSSKGLGKAIAISLARKNYNLFIHSRSESDLEQLKNELLEINSEIKVYYFACDISVRTQVDTLIKSIMTVFREVDILINNAGNYLGGSMVDEPDGQLNYLLDCNLMSAYHLTRGLLPNMLRRQTGHIINMCSIASLDAYPGGSSYSISKFALLGFSKSLRLELKDQGIRVTAVLPGAAWSDSWKGVDLPEDRLMQAEDVAKAVVCAIEMSPSAVLEEIILRPQKGDL, encoded by the coding sequence ATGAATGTTGTTATTACAGGATCCAGTAAGGGTTTAGGAAAAGCCATTGCTATTTCATTAGCCCGTAAGAATTATAATTTGTTTATTCATTCGCGATCTGAATCTGATTTGGAACAATTAAAGAATGAATTACTGGAAATAAATTCAGAAATTAAAGTTTATTATTTTGCCTGTGATATTTCCGTTCGAACTCAAGTGGATACCTTGATAAAATCCATTATGACCGTATTTCGGGAAGTAGATATTTTAATAAATAATGCCGGAAATTATCTAGGGGGTTCGATGGTAGATGAACCAGATGGTCAGCTAAACTATTTGTTGGATTGCAACCTCATGAGTGCTTATCATTTGACGCGGGGTTTGTTACCAAATATGTTGCGAAGGCAAACTGGACACATCATAAATATGTGTTCGATTGCAAGTCTCGATGCTTATCCGGGTGGCAGTTCGTATTCAATCAGCAAATTTGCACTTTTGGGTTTCAGTAAGTCTTTAAGACTGGAGTTAAAAGATCAGGGCATTCGGGTTACGGCAGTTTTACCTGGGGCAGCATGGTCTGATTCCTGGAAAGGAGTTGACTTGCCGGAAGACCGCTTGATGCAGGCAGAAGATGTTGCCAAAGCAGTCGTATGCGCAATTGAAATGAGTCCTTCCGCAGTACTCGAAGAAATTATTCTAAGACCACAAAAAGGAGATTTATAA
- a CDS encoding T9SS type A sorting domain-containing protein — protein sequence MRRSNSWNWVFLPLSCILCSFTNPKSPTTLTVDCPAPITLIEGSKYDTTVTGVPIVTQNTGGAVTISYLEVYQKGDCRNRADLVSRIFTITNAMGEQVRCNQYITIKHLSVDDIYMPSDTTMDYPDSLNSFQKKLLQLPSSLGSVKITYFDTRISQNCNIPVRIRRQWNLEDVCNGQIRSGTTFINVHKYFNSFKQFNQQSDVVCAEEGFISLSPVGEFLPYKYKWSTGDSLPSINNKGAGAYTVTITDRFGCSGNFVYNLLSMSQRADIGGKITTDDGIRVIPDSLIFENESLISKYCISQQSGIHYGFTLKTRKAGTYNYRFVKNTGARDAISTKDIVLIQRHILGLAKFTDTLQYIAADVNYNFNITASDITELRRLILGVKENFTNVKPWYFLRSDWRSVAKPNRPIAEIEFKGVAVTNLPLTNVNVFALKMGDIDLSYNGFQSKNLEFRKQSEEVYLELKNSIVENGKTWVPVYLKSKNAVLGIQFELINKIDAAIQIKNVQLDESAFNSEKNKLRVSWSRGSALNWNPELPLFYIASDDQRNLELHPDFSAEWYDQDLVVYQLPLRVKQTFTNNQASFYINPNPANDQIQIHFDEEICEVKLYDLFGKLIRSQFIRSGEPLDIRNLSSGMYLVNCMGNSKSLGTELLLIK from the coding sequence ATGAGACGTAGCAATTCATGGAATTGGGTTTTTCTGCCTTTATCGTGCATCCTTTGTTCTTTTACTAACCCTAAAAGTCCAACCACATTGACAGTCGATTGTCCGGCTCCAATCACCTTGATTGAAGGATCCAAATATGACACCACCGTTACCGGGGTTCCTATAGTGACTCAAAATACGGGGGGTGCAGTGACAATTTCCTATTTGGAAGTTTATCAGAAAGGCGATTGCCGCAATCGGGCCGATTTAGTAAGCCGTATTTTTACGATTACCAATGCAATGGGTGAACAAGTTCGTTGCAACCAATATATCACGATTAAACATTTAAGTGTTGATGATATTTATATGCCATCAGATACTACAATGGATTATCCTGATAGTCTGAATTCTTTTCAGAAAAAACTATTGCAACTTCCAAGCAGTTTGGGCTCTGTTAAAATTACCTATTTTGATACCAGGATTTCTCAAAATTGTAACATTCCGGTGCGAATCAGAAGACAATGGAATTTAGAAGATGTTTGTAACGGACAAATAAGAAGTGGAACAACATTTATAAATGTTCATAAATATTTTAACAGCTTCAAACAATTCAATCAGCAAAGTGATGTAGTTTGTGCTGAGGAAGGTTTTATTTCATTGTCACCTGTTGGGGAGTTCCTGCCTTACAAGTACAAATGGAGCACAGGCGACAGCCTCCCTTCTATCAATAACAAAGGGGCAGGCGCCTACACCGTAACGATTACAGATCGTTTTGGCTGTTCTGGAAATTTTGTATACAATTTACTTTCCATGTCACAGCGTGCAGACATCGGAGGAAAAATCACTACCGATGATGGCATTCGGGTGATTCCGGATTCACTGATTTTTGAAAATGAAAGCTTGATTTCAAAATATTGTATCTCTCAGCAAAGCGGCATTCATTATGGTTTTACCCTAAAGACCCGTAAGGCTGGAACCTATAATTACCGATTTGTAAAAAATACCGGTGCACGCGATGCCATATCAACAAAAGATATTGTATTGATTCAAAGACATATATTAGGTTTAGCAAAATTTACAGATACACTTCAATACATTGCTGCTGATGTCAATTACAATTTTAACATTACAGCTTCAGATATTACTGAATTGAGAAGATTGATTTTAGGTGTCAAAGAAAATTTTACTAATGTAAAACCCTGGTATTTCTTACGCAGCGATTGGAGAAGTGTCGCAAAACCCAATAGACCAATTGCAGAAATTGAATTTAAAGGCGTAGCGGTGACGAATTTACCATTGACCAATGTAAATGTATTTGCGCTGAAAATGGGTGATATTGATTTAAGTTATAATGGATTCCAGTCAAAAAACCTGGAATTCAGAAAACAATCAGAAGAGGTGTACCTCGAGTTAAAAAATTCCATTGTGGAAAATGGAAAAACCTGGGTGCCAGTTTATTTGAAATCAAAAAATGCTGTATTGGGAATCCAATTTGAATTAATAAACAAAATTGATGCAGCAATCCAGATTAAAAATGTTCAATTGGATGAATCTGCTTTTAACTCTGAAAAAAATAAGCTGCGGGTCAGTTGGAGTCGTGGAAGCGCTCTGAACTGGAATCCGGAATTGCCTTTGTTTTACATCGCTTCAGATGATCAACGCAATCTGGAGCTTCATCCAGATTTTTCTGCAGAATGGTATGACCAGGATTTAGTAGTGTATCAATTGCCTTTACGAGTAAAGCAAACCTTTACTAATAATCAGGCAAGCTTTTATATAAATCCAAATCCTGCGAACGATCAGATACAAATTCATTTTGATGAAGAAATTTGCGAAGTAAAATTATACGACTTGTTTGGGAAGTTGATTCGCAGTCAGTTTATTCGTTCCGGAGAACCACTAGACATTCGAAATTTATCAAGTGGAATGTATTTGGTAAATTGCATGGGAAATTCAAAAAGTCTTGGCACAGAGCTTCTGCTAATTAAATAG